A stretch of DNA from Clostridium sp. JN-9:
ACATCGTGGAGTATGGCGCCTATTCCTAAATTTTTTAATTCCTGATCACCGTATCCACTGCTAATGCCTAAAAATGTAGACATAATACAAGTGTCCAGGCTATGTACATATGTATAGTTATCATAGGTTTTTATGTCATACAGACTTTTATTCACATCCCCTACTTCTATAATATACTCTATGAGATCCTCTACATTATCCAATGATTCCTTAACAGCTTTACCATTAAAATCATGTACATTATTTACTATTTTGCTCATGCTTTTCATAGTTTCCTGTTTCAGATGTGTCAATTGTTCATCTTCAACCTCCACGTCATCAAATCTTTCATCTTCAAGATAGATATAGAATACTCCCTGATTCTTCAACCTTCTTATATAGCTGTTTGTTATCTTCACACCTGCTCTTAATAATATCTTCCCATCGTTAGTTAAAATACTTTTACCTAGTATATCGTTTTCTTTAACTCTGTTTATAAACTCCAGCCTCATTACAACACCTCAAAACTTTATGAAAATAATTCTTTTCTCTCATATTCCTATAAATAATATCATATTTAAAAATAAATTAAAATACTATATCAAATTAAGAAAGTTATATGTGGTTTTTCTTTAATACTTTACATCATATGTCAAAATAAGTCAATATGCTGCTAATTGTCCACATATCGACTTATTCTGCAAGTTTATTTTTTAACATATTTTTTATTTTACATCAATTAATTATATGTATTCATCCTTTTTTCCTTTAATATCTTCAAATACCTTTGTCATTGCCTTATCCAATAAACTGCATATGAATTTAAGCTTTTCCTCCATTGCCTCATGATCATCAATATAATCAAATTTTAACTTCCATGTAGGATTATATTCATCATCTATATCTTCAACATTAAATCCATTATCCTTAAAAATATCATATGGGAACAGCTGAAAAATTGCAGAGTATTCCCATTCCTCTACATCCCTTTGTGTATCAAAGATAACATTGACTTTGTCTCCATCATAATAAAGCTTTGTTATGTATTCTGCACCATCAGTAATTTCATAGCTTCCAATTTCCCTTACAAAAATATTAGTATCTTTTTCTCTTTCCATTAAAACCAATGAAGAAAAATCCAAAATTAAACACCATCCTTAAATTTTTATAGATATAATATCTCACACTTTATAATTTTTTACAATAAACAGGCTTATGTAATAATATTATACCCACATAAAGTAATATAATATTATATAAATGTTTTTCAGTAATTTTTTATTAGGAGTTTAAATGAAAAAAATTATTGCCATATTTATAGCATTTGTTTTAGTGGCAGCAATAATAAACACTGGATATACAAGAAGTAAAAGCAAAGAGATAACCTATGCAGCTGAACGCAACCTGACTACCGGCATTTTTAATCCTCATAGGCTGTACTCTGTAAGTAATTTCAATTTAACATTTTCTGATAGCTGTATAGCTGTTATGCAGGTTGAAGGTATTGAAAGGAAAGCTCCTCATGATAAAGTTTATTATGATGTGGTGCTTGAAAAACATTCAAATGGAACCTGGAAAGTAAAAAAGGTTTATCTAATTAAGAAGCTGCCAACCCAAAATAACTTAATAAAACAGCAGTTCTAAAAAAGAACTGCTGCTCTACTTTTTTTCTTCTTCCTTACTGCATTTACTGCATAATCCCTCAATAGTGTTATTAACAAATATATCTTTATCTGCAAAAGTAAATCCTGTTTTATTTCTGATTATTTCTTCCAGCTGCTTCATTGGGCAGTCAATTTCTACTTCTTTATGGCATACCCTGCACTGGATTATATGTTTATGATGGCTGGTTTTAACTTTATAAGTAAACTTTCCATCTCCAAAACTAAATTTATCCACTATTTCTTTCTCTTCTAATAGCTCTAAGGTTCTATATACAGTTGACAAATCTATAAAAACTTCATATTCCCTGCATGATTTATAGATTTGTTCAACACTCAAAGGTTCATCACTTAACATAAGAACATGTAATATAGTAAGTCTTCCCTTAGTTACCTTTATGTGATTTTCCTTTAGTAAACTTTCTATTTCCATTTTTCTCACCTTGATATTTATTTCTAACTTATTATAACACAGTTTTAGAGCTTTTTTATAAATTTTTGTTATTATTCACAATAGTTAAACATGCCAATTTAGCATATAATCTTTAAGTGAGAGAGAAAATATAATTAAAAAAATTAAGCACAACTTCTGCTGATAATTCATATGCTATATAGAAAGTAATAAGCTATGTGAATTAACCAGCCAACTAAATTTTAAGTCCCCTTTTATATATAATACTTACTTTAAGGTCTGGAGCTTATGCCCCAGACCTGCTTTTATAAAAACATCATTTTTAATCCAAAAATAAGCAATATTATTCCGCCAATATAATCCGCATATTTCCCCACTACTGATATCTTTTTTAAATATCTTGCCATGTAGAAACCAATGCATGAAATTACAAAAGTCACTATTCCTATAAAAATGGTATCGTAAAGAATTATTATGTTGCTGCTTATGTTATCTAAAGCTGTAAAGCCAATCACCATGGCATCAATACTTACAGAAATACCAAGTATTAAAGTCATTCCAGGTTTAAGATAGGGGCACTTTCCGTTGTTCTCAAAGCCTTCCTTTATCATTAGGATTCCAACTAATGCAATTAATATTCCACCTATTATCTCTGGCACCGAAACTATGTATCTGTTAAAAAAGAATCCAGCATAAGCTCCTAAAAATGAAAATAAAAATTGAAAAAATCCAAAGGAGCATGCAAAAAGAAGTTTATTTTTAAATTTTATTATATTGTTCAAGCCTATACACAATGCCACCCCAAAAGCATCTAATGAAAGTGCCACTGCTATAAAAAACAGTGAGTAAAAGCTCATGATATTCCTCCATATTTAAATTTACTGCTCAATATATTTGTTAAGTTTATATGTTGTAGAAGCTGGTGTTCCTTTACTTCCGCCAGTGGAATAATAACTATAATAATCTTCAAATACCTTTTTCATAATATTTAATGTATCATTATCCATTTTAGAAAAAGACATACTATCTATATTTTTAAATGAAATACCTTTGGCATAAATTGAGGACTTATTAAAATTAATATTATTGACACGCTGATTTTCATTATTGCTGTTATTTGTAGTAATACTGAATTTACCTGTACAGTATATAATCATGTTATTAAGATTTATATTTCTATCTTTATTTCCTGGATTTACTCTTAATGTACAATCCCCATCAATAAATATTATTTTGTTACTGGATGTATCTGAATTAAAGGCTTCGGCAGCCTTACTGTTAAATTCAGGGTCTGTATTTCCTTTTATAGTGTATATTTTCACTGAATCTGACTGATCCGGTGGTGTTCCGCTCCCCTTAAAATTAATTGGATTTATTGTCTTTGGAGCTATAATTTGTTTTGTTTCCACTTTAGTAATCTGTCTCCCTGAATTGTTATTTACATTTTTAACATTCATTGTAGAACTGCCATTAAAATTATAATTCCCACCGTCGATATTTAGGGTATCAGCCTGAAGATACATACCATTTGTTGAAAAACTATTATTATTATCTTTCTTCTTCTTATTATTATTATTATCATTATTAATAGTAGTATTAAAACTAATTGTCTTATCGGCAATTATTGAAAGCTTATTAAGATTAGTATTATTTGATAAAAAGCTTACATTTTCCCCCAACATAGTAATCTTATCACTAGAGGTAAAGCCTTCATTATCTTTAAAAAACAGGTTGCTTCCCTGAAAATACATTGGCGCAGAACTATTGACACTAGCTGTTCCATTAAATATGTCATCATCTGTTTCTGAATTAGGATCCATATCCCCCACCATAGTTATGCAATTATTACTTATGTCTGCAAAAACAGATTCTGCATCAGTTGAAGGTTTTTCAGGAGTTGTTATTTTATCTAATACAGCTATTATAGTTTTACTCTTTGAATTTCCATTTGCTGTGGAGGTTACTGTGCATTTATCCTTAGCATTGTTATCTTTTGTAATATAATTATAGTTATCTTCAACTGTAACTGAACAATTTATTTTACCATCTGAACTATTAAATGTAAAACCAGTTAAGTCACCGCTGTTTATTCTGCCCATGGCTTTTTCAATACCTGATTCAGCCATAAGTCTGACATTGTCTAAATTATTATATACTGATGTGAGTTTTTTAGTACTTACAGCTACAGGTAAAAGGGATGTAGTTAATACCGTTAGTAACATAACTATACATAAAGTTATAATTAAGGCAACTCCCTTTTTCTTCTTCATATTACATTAACTCCTTTTTCTTAATGATGCTGTTGTAACATAAGTATTGGTTTTATTTTTGTAAGATACTTGTGCTGTAATTTCAAATGATGATTTATTATTTTGAGGCCTTACCACTATGTCGTTTACATTAATTGAAATGCTATTATCTATACTGCTGTTATTATTTACATATGTAAATTTGTGCAGCTCTTTTTTATGTCCATTTTCAACTATGGCATATAAATAACAGCTGGAGTTATCCTGTTCTAAATATATTAATGGTTTAACTAAGTTATTAACCTTTATTATCTTATTGGAGCCGTTAGAATCAAAAATATTAATATTGTTTCCAGATTCAATATTAAAACTTAATGATGCATATGATGCCTTTTTTATATTTTGTGAAATTTCCTCAGTAATTACCTTACCAGAAGTCTCAATTGTATTATCAGTATATTCATTGGTATATATTTTATTATAGGAATTAAAAATAAAATATACAGTTGTAAGAACAATTGATAATATTGCCATAACTGCAATTAACTCAACCAGAGTAAAACCTTTTTTTTTCATTAATCTCACCTGCTAATATACATTTCCCGGGTTATTTCATTTCCATTTGAACCCTTTAAATTCCAGACTATAATCTTCATATAATATGTATTATCTGAAGTACTGTCATCTTCAATTATTAAATAAGCACCATATTTATTTTTGTTAGTATTATGTGCAGTACATTTATTAAACAAATTTTTATCATGATTGTTATTATCATCCTCTGACACAGTTCCAGTAACCTTATCACTGCTGTTAAACCATGCATTAAAATTTGAGTACTTTATGGAAGAATCCATACTTGTAGAAAAATTTAAAAGTTTGTCATCAAAATATAAAAAGCAAGACACAGGGCTGTTGGTGCCTGCCTTAGAATCTAAAGATGATTTACCGCCACCCTTAAAAGTCTCAATTATACTTTCTGCATAATTTTCATTATCCATTTTTAAATTATTGTCCCCATTTAATTTAACTGTTGTTAACATTGCCGAGGAAATAGCAGTTAATGCAATTGCCATTATAGCTATAGCAGCTATTAACTCAACAAGAGTAAATCCCCTTTTTTTCATAAATATCACCCTATATCTAATTAAATAGATTATCCTTGCCTGCGGAAGGATCTTTAAATTCATAAATTTGTTTTGAATTCTCACTATTTATATAATAATATTTTAAGCTTATATCCCCAGTTATGGAATTACTTTTATCAGTACTTTTACTTAATTTCACATCCTGAATTTCTGCAATTCTCTTTCCCTTTTCAACAGCATTTATGAAATTAATTAAAGCTTTATAATCTCCATTTACCTGAAGCTTAACAGGTAATACCATAAGCAAATCCTCATTATTGTTTTTTTTGCTGGCAACTGTATTTTCACCTGCAGTTTTTGAATCTGCCTTTGAATACTGAGTCTCTTTTCCAAATTCAATAGAAATTATGCTTGTATTATTAGAATCAGCAGCTTTTTTTAATTCATATGGAATTTCAGGATTTCTCTCCCCATTAGGCAGTTCCTTTAAAGATTCATTATACTTAAGTTTTATTTTTTCTAATTTAGCTTTATTAATTTTATTTTCTGTTTTAAGCTTATCAATATCAAGCAGTGCAATACTTTTTGCATTTATTGAAGCATTTTTTTCGCTTATTTTTTTCATTATGGGGCTTAAGAAAAAACTTGTATATACATAACCTATTAATAATACTGCTAATATAATCAGCAAAAATTTTTCACGTTTTTCAAGAGAATTCACTTAAATGCCTCCTCCAAAATAAAAAGATTATTAAAATTTAATGTTTATTGTAAACTGAAAATTACCCTGACTGCCATTTAAAGAACTGTCTGTTTTATTAATTAAATTAATTTTAGCATTACTGTACTGCTGGCTCATTTCCAAATTGGCAGCAAAAACATTTATAGAATTAAAATCTGATGCTGTTCCATTAATAGTAATTACCCCTTCAGAATAATTCAGATCTGAAAAATAAATATCCTTTGGAATATACTTTTCTAAATTTTGAATTTTATCTTTAATCAGCGGCTTTTCCTTAATAAGCTTTTGAACTTTATTATTATAGGAAGTATATTGCTGTATTTCATTATCCATTTTTGTTTTTTCATCCACTATATCTTTATTAGATGAAATTTTGGCATTAATTAAACTTTCTTTATTGTCAAGAAATTGTAAATATGCCTTAGGTACTAATATTCCTAATAATAACACAGCTGCACATATGGTAATAATTGAAATTATCTTCAGCTGTTTTGATTTTTTCTGCTTTTTAGCTTTCAATTCATATGGAATCAAATTTAATTCGGCCATAATCTACTCCTTCCTTAACAATAAACCTAATGTGCTTATATAAAATCTATGTTCACAATTTGAAGGAAGCTTTGTTTTAAGCCCTAGATCAGATACAGAATTCACCATATTTACCGGGCAGTTAAAATAATTGCCTGCATATTCACTTAATCCTGGTATATTACTTCCACCGCCTATTAAGTATATTTGGTGTAAACTTCTTTTGGATTTTCCAATAACATAAAATTGGATTACTTTCTCAAAAGATGAAAAAGCATTTTCCAGTAACATCATTATTCTTTTTTCCGTATCAGTTCCTTCTTCATTTCCTGTAAGGCTAAAATTTTCAGTAAAATATTTATATGCCTCATGAGAGTTAATATTTTCCCTTTTCACTATTTCCTTTAAAATGTTGCTTATTCCAAATGGTATTTCTCTTTCAATAAAAAGCTTTCCTTTATCAATAATTGTAAAATTAGAATTTTTATTTCCAATATCAATAATTCCAATACTTTCAATGGATTTATCTGAATTATACACATTTTTAAAAACACGGCATGCACAGTTAGCCGTAATGTCTATAGATTGCAGCTCTAAATTCAGCATATTTGCTATTTTTAAATATTGATTAATCTTCACTTTAGGCACAGCAACCACTAAAAGTTTAAAAATCTTTTTATCAGGTGAGCTTACTCTGTCAATTATCTCGTAATCTATATAGTAATCTTCTCCATCCTTAGGAAGATTTTGAGAAGCATCCCATTGCACAGAGTTCATTACTCCCTTTTCATCCATAATAGGTACTTCTGTATGTCTTATGGAGATATCCTGGCCATGTACAGAAAATGAAATTCCTTTTGCTTTAATATTATTTGTTGATAAATATTCTGAAATGGCAGTTTTAACTGCTTCCGCATTAATAATCTTATCATCCATAACGCTGTTTTCCGGAGTTTTTATTAATCCGCAGTTAGTAACACTTTTTTTATTTCCCACCATGATTTTTATGTATGTTGAACCAATATCTAATGCTATAACATCCTTCAAAAACATATGAACACCTCGCCTGTTAAACGTCTGTAATTATAAAATGCCTAAATACCATGCTATTGCACTATTTCCAATAAAAATAGAAATAGCTGCAGCTATGGATATATATGGGCCAAAGGGTATATAATCCTTTCTGGACTTTTTCTTGGTTATTAAAAGAATAATGCCTATTAATCCGCCTAATGTAAATGAAATAAAAAGCATAAAAATAGTTAACTTCCATCCTAAAAATAAGCCGCACATTCCGCAGATCTCTGCATCTCCCCAGCCCATGCCATGTGTCAGCAGAATAATCAATGCAATTACAGAAAAGCCAATAGCTCCTCCTATTAAAAAATCCAAAACTCCCCCTGAAAAATATATAAAATTAATTATTAATAAAATAATTCCAAAAACAATACCTGAATAAGTAGTTTTGGAATACACATCTGTTGTATCAAAGTCTATAATACCAATTACCAATAAAAAGCATATTAGTATGGCAGATTTAACAAAGTCAATGCTTAAACCAAATTTCATATAAAGTGCTAAAAACATGATGCCAGTTGTCAATTCTATTAATGGATATCTAAAAGAGATCCTTTCTTTGCAATATCTGCATTTTCCTCTTAAAATCAAATAACTAAATACTGGTATCAAATCATACCACTTTATTCTGTTTCCACAATTGGTACAATGTGATGGAGGAAATGATATGGACTCCTCCCTGGGTATTCTATATATGCATACATTTAAAAAGCTTCCTATAATGAGACCAATAATGAAAATGTAAATTTTTATGATAAGCATAAAACCTCCTAATTACAGTTAAGAGTTAAGAGTTAAAAGTTAAAAGTTAAGGATGGTTTTTCTCCCGGTGGGAGAAAAACCTTAATAATTGTATATGTTATTTTTGTTAATTTAAAATACAATTATCACTTTGACTATTTATCTTATTGTGTTACTGTAACTGTATAAATACCACCTTTTTTTGCTACTTTAAAATCTGCTTCAGCTCCACCGGCAATTTTCTCCAGATCTGCTACAGACTTATCTTTTAAATAAGTAGGAACTGCTACTGCGCTTGATAGCTTTGTTATAGATGCATCATCTACTTTAGTAATCTGCTCATCGGTTCCCTTGTCTGCATTGTATGATTGTACTGCGGTTAATACAGTTTTTGCATCTGCCTGAACTTTTGACCTGTCTGCCTTATCTGTGTATCCTGTAACCTTTGGGACAATAATAGCTGCTAAAATGGCTAATATAGCTATAACTGCAATAAGTTCAACCAATGTAAATCCCTTTTTCTTTTTTTTGCTTAAGAGTTGTTTTTTTTCTCTTAAAATTAATTCACTCATTTTCTCTTCCTCCATTAAATTTATAATTATATGTTTACACTGAA
This window harbors:
- a CDS encoding DUF6762 family protein; translation: MDFSSLVLMEREKDTNIFVREIGSYEITDGAEYITKLYYDGDKVNVIFDTQRDVEEWEYSAIFQLFPYDIFKDNGFNVEDIDDEYNPTWKLKFDYIDDHEAMEEKLKFICSLLDKAMTKVFEDIKGKKDEYI
- a CDS encoding Fur family transcriptional regulator; translated protein: MEIESLLKENHIKVTKGRLTILHVLMLSDEPLSVEQIYKSCREYEVFIDLSTVYRTLELLEEKEIVDKFSFGDGKFTYKVKTSHHKHIIQCRVCHKEVEIDCPMKQLEEIIRNKTGFTFADKDIFVNNTIEGLCSKCSKEEEKK
- a CDS encoding manganese efflux pump, with product MSFYSLFFIAVALSLDAFGVALCIGLNNIIKFKNKLLFACSFGFFQFLFSFLGAYAGFFFNRYIVSVPEIIGGILIALVGILMIKEGFENNGKCPYLKPGMTLILGISVSIDAMVIGFTALDNISSNIIILYDTIFIGIVTFVISCIGFYMARYLKKISVVGKYADYIGGIILLIFGLKMMFL
- a CDS encoding prepilin-type N-terminal cleavage/methylation domain-containing protein, whose product is MKKKGFTLVELIAVMAILSIVLTTVYFIFNSYNKIYTNEYTDNTIETSGKVITEEISQNIKKASYASLSFNIESGNNINIFDSNGSNKIIKVNNLVKPLIYLEQDNSSCYLYAIVENGHKKELHKFTYVNNNSSIDNSISINVNDIVVRPQNNKSSFEITAQVSYKNKTNTYVTTASLRKRS
- a CDS encoding prepilin-type N-terminal cleavage/methylation domain-containing protein; protein product: MKKRGFTLVELIAAIAIMAIALTAISSAMLTTVKLNGDNNLKMDNENYAESIIETFKGGGKSSLDSKAGTNSPVSCFLYFDDKLLNFSTSMDSSIKYSNFNAWFNSSDKVTGTVSEDDNNNHDKNLFNKCTAHNTNKNKYGAYLIIEDDSTSDNTYYMKIIVWNLKGSNGNEITREMYISR
- the pilO gene encoding type 4a pilus biogenesis protein PilO; this encodes MNSLEKREKFLLIILAVLLIGYVYTSFFLSPIMKKISEKNASINAKSIALLDIDKLKTENKINKAKLEKIKLKYNESLKELPNGERNPEIPYELKKAADSNNTSIISIEFGKETQYSKADSKTAGENTVASKKNNNEDLLMVLPVKLQVNGDYKALINFINAVEKGKRIAEIQDVKLSKSTDKSNSITGDISLKYYYINSENSKQIYEFKDPSAGKDNLFN
- a CDS encoding PilN domain-containing protein, with the protein product MAELNLIPYELKAKKQKKSKQLKIISIITICAAVLLLGILVPKAYLQFLDNKESLINAKISSNKDIVDEKTKMDNEIQQYTSYNNKVQKLIKEKPLIKDKIQNLEKYIPKDIYFSDLNYSEGVITINGTASDFNSINVFAANLEMSQQYSNAKINLINKTDSSLNGSQGNFQFTINIKF
- the pilM gene encoding pilus assembly protein PilM translates to MFLKDVIALDIGSTYIKIMVGNKKSVTNCGLIKTPENSVMDDKIINAEAVKTAISEYLSTNNIKAKGISFSVHGQDISIRHTEVPIMDEKGVMNSVQWDASQNLPKDGEDYYIDYEIIDRVSSPDKKIFKLLVVAVPKVKINQYLKIANMLNLELQSIDITANCACRVFKNVYNSDKSIESIGIIDIGNKNSNFTIIDKGKLFIEREIPFGISNILKEIVKRENINSHEAYKYFTENFSLTGNEEGTDTEKRIMMLLENAFSSFEKVIQFYVIGKSKRSLHQIYLIGGGSNIPGLSEYAGNYFNCPVNMVNSVSDLGLKTKLPSNCEHRFYISTLGLLLRKE
- a CDS encoding A24 family peptidase; its protein translation is MLIIKIYIFIIGLIIGSFLNVCIYRIPREESISFPPSHCTNCGNRIKWYDLIPVFSYLILRGKCRYCKERISFRYPLIELTTGIMFLALYMKFGLSIDFVKSAILICFLLVIGIIDFDTTDVYSKTTYSGIVFGIILLIINFIYFSGGVLDFLIGGAIGFSVIALIILLTHGMGWGDAEICGMCGLFLGWKLTIFMLFISFTLGGLIGIILLITKKKSRKDYIPFGPYISIAAAISIFIGNSAIAWYLGIL
- a CDS encoding prepilin-type N-terminal cleavage/methylation domain-containing protein — encoded protein: MSELILREKKQLLSKKKKKGFTLVELIAVIAILAILAAIIVPKVTGYTDKADRSKVQADAKTVLTAVQSYNADKGTDEQITKVDDASITKLSSAVAVPTYLKDKSVADLEKIAGGAEADFKVAKKGGIYTVTVTQ